In the Naumovozyma dairenensis CBS 421 chromosome 4, complete genome genome, one interval contains:
- the ELP2 gene encoding Elongator subunit ELP2 (similar to Saccharomyces cerevisiae ELP2 (YGR200C); ancestral locus Anc_5.139) has protein sequence MSIKQEAIFIGANRQNQVSSYNKSLNIVAFGACNTIALWDPLDPSNHGVIQTLKGHEADVTCVKFIHGTPFMISASEDHHVKVWKVTDNVWNCVQTIQHYQNTIVALDVLEDLFVVGCADGNVSIWVRENELDTFVMSQEFIVQQGVLPLSFALSNVTDNKYLLAIGGTNVNVFIYSFVFSRTQGVDAIHDCKLAAKLEGHEDWIKSMAFRHQETPGDYLLCSGSQDRYIRLWRIRINDLIEEQDDENDENKLELLNNKQYKFHVADDLKVCINFEALIMGHDDWISSLQWHETRLQLLASTADTALMVWEPDEASGIWVCGLRLGELSSKGASTATGSAGGFWSCLWFSSEDNVDYILTNGRTGSWRIWKLTDNNQTCEQELGISGPIKEVTDIAWAPNGKYLLATSLDQTTRLFAPWLYNADKSKRSTITWHEFSRPQIHGYDMICVEPITNTRFISGGDEKILRSFDEPKGVAQILDKFTDIKLDTTAVMPETASVPVLGLSNKADNPDDSEDEDDDEVNHVGEEKNIATSELVEGMTTPPKEDQLQRHLLWPEIEKLYGHGYEITCVDVSPDGKFIASACRSNTPQHAVIRIFETGNWLEVKPVLEFHTLTITRLEFSHDNKYLLSVCRDRQWAVWERTADGKGFSLKYNNVKPHSRIIWDGDWVPTEFGTAFITGSRDRTIKMWNFDESKDDFILENSFKHTKPVTALSVYDYVVDKKILVAVGLETGEIFVYKYDSEDGFQLVHTLEDSITPAGKITRLRWSTADMDKRMLLGVSSNDSSARIYSIPKV, from the coding sequence ATGTCAATCAAACAAGAGGCCATCTTCATCGGCGCCAACAGACAAAACCAAGTAAGCAGCTACAACAAATCCCTCAACATCGTAGCATTTGGTGCCTGCAACACAATCGCATTATGGGACCCCTTAGATCCCTCGAACCATGGTGTCATTCAAACTTTGAAAGGTCATGAAGCAGACGTGACCTGTGTTAAGTTTATCCATGGTACACCCTTTATGATCTCTGCTTCCGAGGATCACCACGTTAAAGTTTGGAAAGTTACTGATAACGTATGGAATTGTGTGCAAACTATCCAACATTATCAGAATACTATCGTTGCCTTGGATGTCTTGGAAGATTTGTTCGTTGTCGGATGTGCTGATGGGAATGTATCCATTTGGGTTCGTGAAAATGAGTTGGATACTTTCGTTATGAGTCAGGAATTTATAGTGCAGCAAGGAGTCTTGCCTTTATCATTTGCTTTGTCTAACGTTACAGATAACAAGTACTTGTTGGCTATTGGTGGTACCAATGTTaatgttttcatttattcatttgtGTTTAGTAGAACCCAAGGCGTAGATGCCATTCATGATTGTAAATTGGCCGCGAAGTTAGAAGGTCATGAAGATTGGATTAAATCAATGGCCTTTCGTCATCAAGAAACTCCAGGTGATTATTTATTGTGTTCTGGTTCTCAAGATCGTTATATTAGACTTTGgagaattagaattaatgatttgatcgaagaacaagatgatgaaaatgatgaaaataaattggaattattaaacaataaacaatataaaTTCCATGTAGCAGATGACCTAAAAGTTTGTATCAATTTCGAAGCATTGATCATGGGTCATGATGATTGGATTTCTTCATTACAGTGGCATGAAACACGTTTACAGTTGTTAGCCTCCACGGCAGACACAGCGTTAATGGTATGGGAGCCGGATGAAGCCTCTGGGATTTGGGTATGTGGATTGAGACTAGGTGAATTATCATCTAAGGGTGCCTCAACCGCAACTGGGTCAGCTGGTGGGTTCTGGTCCTGTCTTTGGTTTTCTTCTGAAGACAATGTCGACTATATTTTAACAAATGGTAGGACGGGTTCTTGGAGAATTTGGAAACTTACTGATAATAATCAAACTTGTGAACAAGAATTAGGTATTTCTGGTCCAATAAAGGAAGTTACTGACATTGCATGGGCTCcaaatggaaaatatttacTTGCTACATCATTAGATCAAACTACAAGACTTTTTGCCCCATGGTTGTACAACGCCGATAAATCAAAAAGATCTACAATTACCTGGCATGAATTTTCAAGACCCCAAATTCATGGTTATGATATGATTTGTGTAGAACCAATAACAAATACGAGGTTTATCAGTGGTGGTGATGAGAAGATTTTAAGATCCTTTGATGAACCTAAGGGGGTCGCCCAAATCTTGGATAAATTTACAGATATAAAATTAGATACTACGGCTGTTATGCCAGAAACCGCATCTGTGCCAGTTTTAGGGCTTTCAAATAAAGCTGATAATCCAGATGAtagtgaagatgaagatgacgacGAAGTAAATCATGTtggagaagaaaagaatattgCTACATCCGAATTAGTTGAAGGTATGACCACTCCTCCAAAGGAAGACCAATTACAAAGACATTTACTATGGccagaaattgaaaaattatatggTCACGGTTATGAAATTACATGTGTTGATGTTTCTCCAGATGGGAAATTCATTGCCTCAGCTTGTAGATCAAATACTCCGCAACATGCTGTAATTAGGATATTTGAAACAGGAAATTGGTTAGAAGTGAAACCAGTATTGGAATTTCATACTCTAACTATAACAAGATTGGAGTTTTCTCATGATAACAAATATTTGTTATCAGTTTGTAGAGATAGACAATGGGCAGTATGGGAACGAACAGCTGATGGCAAGGGATTTAGTTTGAAATATAACAACGTCAAGCCACATTCTAGAATTATTTGGGATGGTGATTGGGTTCCAACAGAATTCGGTACTGCATTCATTACTGGATCAAGAGATAGAACTATCAAAATGTGGAATTTTGATGAATCTAAAGACGATTTTATCTTGgaaaattcatttaaaCATACCAAACCTGTAACTGCGCTCTCCGTTTACGATTATGTCGTAGATAAAAAGATATTGGTAGCTGTCGGTTTAGAAACTGGGGAAATCTTCGTTTATAAATATGACTCAGAAGACGGATTCCAACTTGTTCATACTTTAGAAGATAGCATAACTCCAGCAGGGAAAATTACTAGATTAAGATGGTCAACTGCCGACATGGACAAGAGAATGTTATTAGGTGTATCGAGTAACGATAGTTCAGCACGTATATATTCTATTCCAAAAGTTTGA
- the YCH1 gene encoding phosphatase YCH1 (similar to Saccharomyces cerevisiae YGR203W; ancestral locus Anc_5.136) → MDGRRSVANIKYVDASELYRWMKQGHNSLGQPFQVIDVRGSDYIGGHIFQSWHYPYKELSHNLILLDELKKRLENERLESKLKEKSATTSDVDEDETVINAVFHCAQSQQRGPSAAMKLLRHLNDGELEHIQIWVLRGGFNHWQDEYGEDDSVTEGYEPSLWGW, encoded by the coding sequence ATGGATGGAAGAAGATCTGTAGCGAACATTAAATACGTAGACGCTTCTGAATTATACAGATGGATGAAGCAAGGGCATAATTCACTTGGGCAACCGTTCCAAGTGATCGATGTTCGTGGGTCTGATTATATTGGTGgccatatttttcaaagctGGCATTATCCTTATAAAGAACTGTCGCATAATCTTATATTACTCGATGAGTTGAAGAAACGTCTCGAGAATGAGCGCCTGGAGAGTAAACTAAAGGAGAAGAGTGCAACCACATCTGATGTCGATGAGGATGAAACAGTTATAAATGCTGTGTTTCATTGTGCACAATCTCAACAGCGTGGTCCATCAGCGGcaatgaaattattaagacATTTGAATGATGGAGAGTTAGAACATATACAGATCTGGGTGCTTAGAGGAGGGTTTAACCATTGGCAAGATGAATATGGTGAAGATGACTCGGTTACTGAAGGATACGAACCTAGTTTATGGGGATGGTAA
- the NDAI0D02230 gene encoding SNG1 family protein — MSSDQLSAEEPPSIENFMGTDIHDSVTVHRELTRNNAEVLARTFTDNIAELTEDHSQVYSEEEEEREKAASIIESKTSDLVPLERTRTTLFSPHLKSERKKIVLRFLWINFVIALFCFTVLPIFWGSLYDSTRYFHKVNYLAVIQDEPVNVRGVTVPAMGSFIPQIIAELPGTWHIYNTTTFQDKFGVNSAGEIDQKVIDEIFDEHYWLAINVKANATQTLVESFLVPPPLGQVFNSSNFFEVVYESAKDITSVPSSILAPVQALETYFKQIYNSRYLPGLFSQLPSNLSDYNPEALSYATSMSFHYFDYRPFTPRTLYGPLLGGCIYALTITIFQFLIFTPLHIKMAGLLSPKHIILYRLAIAWCCFFFLSLFYCTVSAIFQISFRGTFGRGKFMVYWMTTWLYMLAVGGANENVASIIFTFCPPYFGFWVVFFVIINMSTSFFSMALNNYFFRFGYMLPMHNALDLYRVILADLSRSHMGRNYGILVAWVVLNTALFPFIMKFVGATIRKRAAASKTSGATH; from the coding sequence atgagTTCTGATCAACTATCAGCAGAAGAACCTCCttctattgaaaattttatgGGGACAGATATACATGATAGTGTTACTGTTCATAGAGAACTTACGAGGAATAATGCAGAAGTCTTAGCAAGGACGTTTACAGACAATATTGCGGAACTTACGGAGGATCATTCGCAAGTCTattcagaagaagaagaggaaagGGAAAAAGCGGCTAGTATCATCGAATCAAAGACAAGTGATTTAGTTCCTCTTGAAAGGACGAGAACGACCTTATTTTCTCCACATTTGAAAAGTGAAAGGAAGAAGATTGTGTTGAGGTTTCTTTGGATCAATTTTGTTATAGCTCTGTTTTGTTTCACTGTTTTACCTATTTTTTGGGGTAGTCTTTATGATTCAACAAGATATTTCCATAAAGTTAATTATTTGGCGGTAATACAAGATGAACCTGTAAATGTTAGAGGAGTGACAGTACCCGCTATGGGTTCATTTATTCCTCAGATTATTGCAGAATTGCCGGGTACATGGCACATTTACAATACAACCACTTTCCAAGACAAATTTGGTGTAAACTCCGCAGGGGAAATCGATCAGAAAGTTATCGATGAGATATTCGATGAACACTATTGGTTAGCAATAAATGTGAAGGCCAATGCCACACAGACTCTAGTTGAGTCTTTTCTTGTACCACCCCCTTTAGGTCAAGTATTTAACtcatctaattttttcGAAGTAGTATATGAAAGCGCAAAAGATATAACTAGTGTTCCATCTTCAATACTAGCACCCGTTCAAGCCTTGGAAACCTACTTTAAACAGATATATAATAGTAGGTATTTGCCTGGTCTTTTCTCTCAATTACCATCCAATTTATCAGATTATAATCCAGAAGCATTGTCATACGCAACAAGTATGTCATTCCACTATTTTGATTATAGGCCTTTCACACCAAGAACTTTATATGGTCCGTTACTAGGTGGCTGCATTTATGCCTTAACCATCACTATTTTCCAGTTTTTAATATTTACTCCATTACATATCAAGATGGCAGGTTTATTATCACCAAAGCATATTATCTTATATAGGTTAGCGATCGCATGGtgttgtttctttttcctaTCGTTATTTTATTGCACAGTCTCCGCGATCTTTCAAATCAGTTTTAGAGGAACATTCGGTAGAGGTAAATTTATGGTTTATTGGATGACGACATGGTTATACATGCTTGCAGTTGGTGGTGCTAACGAAAATGTCGCATCAATTATCTTCACATTTTGCCCACCATATTTCGGGTTCTGGGTTGTCTTCTTcgtcattattaatatgtCTACtagtttcttttcaatgGCTTTGAATAACTACTTCTTTAGGTTCGGTTATATGTTGCCGATGCATAACGCCCTAGATCTATATAGAGTAATCTTGGCGGATTTATCAAGAAGTCATATGGGTAGAAATTATGGTATCTTAGTTGCATGGGTCGTCTTGAACACTGCATTGTTCCCATTTATCATGAAATTCGTGGGAGCTACTATACGGAAAAGAGCGGCGGCAAGTAAAACATCAGGGGCAACACATTAA
- the PMT6 gene encoding dolichyl-phosphate-mannose-protein mannosyltransferase PMT6 (similar to Saccharomyces cerevisiae PMT6 (YGR199W); ancestral locus Anc_5.140) encodes MSASTGIESHSIENKLRKRASNEDAVITNNIDIGKHSNETYVKTKMYMGKRFDLRGITSIASPALFTILSFYLRFKNIDKNNHVVWDEAHFGKFGSYYITHEFYHDVHPPLGKMLVALSEYLAGFDGHFSFDSNTKYPSEMNFKFMRQFNATFGALCVPLTFFTAKNLGFSWQTTYLVTLMVTLEHSYITLSKFILLDSILLFFTLTTFACLVKIYTLRKKQLTRKWSLWMLLTGISVGCVCSVKWVGLFITIVVGIYTLMDLFSLHHDENLSRVKYYKHWLIRIIDLIIIPFLIYMFCFKIHFALLYKSGTGDASTNTLFQINLENTKIEIGPRNVAFGSEVTIRSHGLSPNLLHSHVQLYPDGSKQRQVTGYAHSDANNNWEFHFADHNYSPNDTIIRDVMDGMDIRLVHKNTRNNLHSHKIPSHVSRGNFEVSGYGNDDDFVDSNDIWTIELVDQLDSSNPNYPKEDPTILHPVSTFFRLRHKKLGCYLASTGLTYPQWGFQQAEIVCKNSWSKRDKATWWNVEDHWNSRLTVAEEYLPPKSKFWTDFVLINFAMASSNSALIPDQDKFDPLASEPWEWPTLHKGLRMCSWSRDSYRYYLMGSPFNTWISTLSLFGFVLLMLRIIFKWGRQTINLTEDQIWKLLITGVFPFFSWIMHFLPFVMMGRVTYVHHYVPALYFAILVFGFVIEQLFVSAHPIIKYPAFIILATGCIWVYIIFAPICQGLHGPLTQYLRLQWLPSWDIII; translated from the coding sequence ATGTCTGCTTCAACAGGAATTGAATCACATagtattgaaaataaactCAGGAAGAGAGCAAGCAATGAAGATGCTGTTATAACGAATAATATCGACATTGGAAAACATTCCAATGAGACATATGTTAAGACCAAAATGTATATGGGAAAAAGGTTTGATCTACGAGGAATAACATCAATTGCAAGCCCTGCTCTCTTCACGATTCTCTCATTCTACCTTcgtttcaaaaatattgacAAAAATAATCACGTAGTGTGGGACGAAGCTCATTTTGGTAAATTCGGTTCCTATTATATAACACATGAATTCTATCATGATGTCCACCCGCCATTGGGTAAAATGTTAGTCGCATTGAGTGAATATCTCGCCGGCTTTGATGGTCATTTCAGCTTTGATTCAAATACAAAATATCCATCAGAAATgaattttaaattcatgAGACAATTCAATGCAACTTTTGGTGCGTTATGTGTCCCCTTAACGTTCTTTACTGCCAAAAATTTGGGGTTTAGTTGGCAAACTACTTATTTAGTTACATTAATGGTCACTTTGGAACATTCATATATTACATTGTCcaaatttatattattagattCAATTCTATTGTTTTTCACTTTGACTACATTTGCATGTTTAGTGAAGATTTACACTTTGAGAAAGAAGCAATTGACAAGAAAATGGTCACTATGGATGTTATTGACAGGGATTTCTGTGGGGTGCGTATGCTCTGTGAAATGGGTTGGTCTGTTTATTACAATTGTCGTCGGTATCTATACACTAatggatttattttcattacaCCACGATGAGAATCTATCAAGGGTAAAATACTATAAGCATTGGTTAATCAGAATTATAGATTTAATAATCATACCATTCCTAATTTATATGTTTTGCTTTAAGATCCATTTTGCCTTACTTTATAAATCAGGGACAGGAGATGCATCAACGAACActttatttcaaattaatttagaaaatacAAAGATTGAGATTGGTCCACGGAATGTCGCGTTCGGTTCCGAAGTAACTATCCGATCTCATGGTCTCAGTCCTAATTTATTACATTCTCATGTCCAACTTTATCCAGACGGTTCAAAACAACGTCAAGTAACAGGTTATGCTCATTCAGATGCGAATAACAATTGGGAATTCCATTTCGCAGACCATAATTATTCACCAAATGATACTATCATCCGCGATGTTATGGACGGTATGGATATTAGATTAGTGCATAAGAATACACGTAATAATTTACATTCTCATAAAATTCCATCACACGTTTCCCGTGGTAATTTCGAAGTTTCAGGGTATGgcaatgatgatgattttgtAGATAGTAATGATATTTGGACCATTGAATTGGTGGATCAATTAGATTCGTCTAATCCTAACTATCCTAAAGAAGACCCTACTATATTACACCCAGTATCAACATTTTTCAGGTTGAGACATAAGAAATTAGGTTGTTATCTTGCATCTACTGGATTAACTTATCCTCAATGGGGGTTCCAACAGGCAGAAATTGTCTGCAAAAATTCGTGGAGCAAAAGGGACAAAGCAACTTGGTGGAATGTAGAGGATCATTGGAATAGTCGTTTAACTGTCGCTGAAGAGTATTTGCCACCGAAATCTAAGTTTTGGACAGATTTTGTCCTTATAAATTTCGCAATGGCCTCATCTAATAGTGCATTGATCCCAGACCAGGATAAGTTTGACCCCCTAGCTTCAGAACCATGGGAATGGCCTACTTTACATAAAGGTTTAAGAATGTGTAGTTGGTCTCGCGATTCTTATAGATATTACCTAATGGGATCACCGTTCAATACTTGGATCTCCAccttatcattatttggCTTCGTGTTACTGATGCTAAgaattatcttcaaatggGGGAGACAAACAATCAATTTAACTGAAGATCAAATTTGGAAGTTATTGATAACTGGGGTCTTCCCATTTTTTTCCTGGATAATGCATTTCTTACCGTTTGTTATGATGGGAAGAGTTACGTATGTTCACCACTACGTTCCTGCATTATATTTCGCGATCTTAGTGTTTGGGTTTGTAATCGAACAACTCTTCGTTTCTGCTCATCCTATTATCAAGTATCCAGCATTTATAATATTGGCGACAGGCTGCATATGGGTATACATAATATTTGCTCCAATTTGTCAGGGGCTACATGGTCCATTAACTCAATACCTTCGTTTACAATGGTTACCATCGTGGgatattataatttaa
- the YPP1 gene encoding Ypp1p (similar to Saccharomyces cerevisiae YPP1 (YGR198W); ancestral locus Anc_5.142) has product METKNTGRGRAPIAFALEARMVGANEFYSGIENLDKALHLQFRLHYHTLNKEDALNPSIAKVLLKDCVILYDTLKISISQIVAPEPNEFAQLIVYNLLAILYYHKSQSINENETANENKIKAQKYLLKLSKTLEKRKFSSIYDEFIKLLKLENLYYQGKLLHGSTVKDRHTFYYENILRIFNNNIPTNSMGLIFDYILLIIQDLRINKTIVEPVQILKNLKSESPMACLIAILQLNGKQFDQFYLQIANKFLQNSKFPTANQSNNKNLEQFHLCFQIYLTNLIANGQTIDKHSIDQWENFVISSMGNTFQSIPVAHSAMILFSLIKNKKESILNFMNVVKYTKKQSELNNNQLTDPLSLISSYLFILQNTTKVDNIDTLFDYNNCINELNQMVINFYTTYKFPYVNHINMTNINTSKITSDSKLKLPHIISTKLSKTWQTLYQIQSTDLSKLLSNELSSHLINAMNLQTSTTNKMDLKFNYAYVLSQQNKIDQCIQFLENEILEFYPFHFKAWHLLALCYSTEEDKEKSYRIVNSAIDAMVSTLEDQGQDQDRKKNNADAKKQFTWLEKWQFIQLKMTQITLVEEIFGALDALDMIEELFTSFNELFNDSTVDEIEQKTVKFTLRKEYLLQMIWIFVSNIYIKLDDHKMDALAAIKEATKIKTEFKNLNIDLAEGYYLLNQNKCNDALQKFENVLYYDECNVDAMVGFATMALPESISPEECDIQDYYRLYPSIEYTKPIQANDNDNDDDDKIFVTDVDRSAGIARLKLLLECATLKSIEAYNSPEVWWYLSLVYEKYKDKEYKQALLNCIKLEEGKPIRSFKFCNY; this is encoded by the coding sequence ATGGAAACGAAAAATACCGGTAGAGGAAGAGCTCCTATTGCATTTGCTTTAGAAGCACGTATGGTAGGTGCAAATGAATTCTATTCAGGAATTGAAAATCTCGATAAGGCATTACATTTACAATTTAGACTGCATTATCACACATTAAACAAAGAAGATGCTCTAAATCCTTCGATAGCGAAAGTTCTTCTGAAAGATTGTGTAATACTTTATGACACTTTGAAAATATCCATTAGCCAAATCGTTGCACCTGAACCAAATGAATTCGCTCAATTGATCGTTTACAATCTCCTAGCTATCCTTTACTATCATAAATCACAATCgataaatgaaaatgaaactgctaatgaaaataaaattaaagcTCAGAAATATCTATTGAAATTGAGCAAGACCTTAGAGAAAAGGAAGTTTTCTAGTATTTatgatgaattcattaaattattaaaactGGAAAACTTGTATTATCAAGGTAAATTACTACATGGATCCACTGTGAAAGATAGACATACattttattatgaaaaCATATTGagaatttttaataataatatcccTACAAATTCCATGGGTTTAATTTTCGATTATATTTTACTTATTATTCAAGATCTCCGAATAAATAAAACCATAGTAGAACCTGtacaaatattaaagaacTTGAAATCTGAATCTCCAATGGCTTGTTTGATAGCAATTTTACAACTGAATGGGAAACAATTCgatcaattttatttacaaatagcaaacaaatttttacaaaattcaaAGTTCCCTACCGCAAATCAATCgaataacaaaaatttggaacaatttcatctttgttttcaaatttatttaacTAATTTGATAGCTAACGGCCAAACAATAGATAAGCATTCAATAGACCAATGGGaaaattttgtaatatcATCCATGGGAAACACATTCCAAAGTATACCCGTAGCTCATTCCGCAATGATTCTGTTCTCCTTGATTAAGAATAAAAAGGAATCGATATTAAACTTTATGAACGTCGTgaaatatacaaaaaaGCAATctgaattaaataataatcaattgaCCGATCCATTATCTCTTATTAGCTCCTACTTATTCATCCTACAAAACACAACTAAAGTTGATAATATAGATACCTTATTTGACTATAACAATTGtatcaatgaattgaaCCAAATGGTAATAAACTTCTACACAACTTACAAATTCCCATACGTTAATCATATAAACATGACAAATATCAATACCAGCAAGATAACAAGTGATTCAAAACTGAAATTACCACATATAATTAGTACAAAATTGTCTAAGACGTGGCAAACTTTATACCAAATTCAATCCACtgatttatcaaaattgtTATCTAACGAATTATCATCACACTTAATAAACGCAATGAATTTACAAACTTCTACAACAAACAAAatggatttgaaattcaacTATGCTTACGTCTTATcacaacaaaataaaatagatcAATGTATTCAATTTCTAGAGAATGAAATCCTCGAATTTTATCCATTCCATTTTAAAGCTTGGCATCTCTTAGCATTATGCTATTCCACcgaagaagataaagaaaaatcataCAGAATTGTAAATTCAGCAATAGATGCCATGGTATCTACTCTAGAAGATCAAGGCCAAGACCAAGACCGAAAGAAGAACAACGCAGATGCAAAGAAACAATTCACTTGGCTGGAAAAATGGcaatttattcaattgaaaatgacTCAAATCACCCTAGTGGAGGAAATTTTCGGTGCGCTTGATGCATTAGATAtgattgaagaattattcaCTTcctttaatgaattattcaatgataGTACtgttgatgaaattgaacaGAAAACTGTGAAATTTACCTTAAGGAAAGAATACCTTTTACAAATGATTTGGATATTCGTCTCGAACATTTATATCAAACTGGATGATCATAAGATGGATGCCTTGGCCGCTATCAAAGAGGCAACCAAGATCAAAACTGAGTTTAAGAATCTAAACATTGATTTAGCGGAAGGATACtatttattgaatcaaAACAAATGCAATGATGCATTACAGAAGTTTGAAaatgtattatattatgaTGAATGTAATGTGGATGCTATGGTTGGGTTTGCGACTATGGCGTTGCCAGAATCCATATCACCAGAGGAATGTGACATACAGGATTATTATAGACTTTATCCATCCATCGAGTACACAAAACCTATACAagctaatgataatgataatgatgatgatgataagatCTTTGTTACTGATGTTGATAGATCTGCAGGTATCGCAAGATTGAAGCTCTTGTTGGAATGCGCCACtttgaaatcaattgaGGCATATAATTCACCGGAAGTTTGGTGGTACTTATCATTGgtttatgaaaaatataaggATAAAGAGTACAAGCAGGCGTTGTTGAACTGCATTAAATTGGAAGAGGGTAAACCAATTCgttcatttaaattttgtaaCTATTAG